The following proteins come from a genomic window of Populus nigra chromosome 6, ddPopNigr1.1, whole genome shotgun sequence:
- the LOC133698016 gene encoding uracil-DNA glycosylase, mitochondrial, which translates to MAASSKTIMDFLQPAKRLKLSSSSPSPTDPLNLLNKSLSAKSTSTDLTPDQVSRIELNKLRAKSKRNLKLCSQLVSNSKGSSGHVNLEELLVEDTWREVLPGELEKPYFKNLCKFVESEISNGIVAIYPPQHLIFNALNSTPFNTLKAVIIGQDPYHGPGQAMGLSFSVPQGVKAPSSLVNIFKELKQDLGCSIPSHGNLEKWAIQGVLLLNTVLTVRNHQANSHSKKGWEHFTDAVIKTISQKKEGVVFLLWGNSAQEKSKLIDQTKHHILKAAHPSGLSANRGFFGCRHFSRTNQLLAQMGISPIEWQL; encoded by the exons ATGGCTGCCTCTTCCAAAACAATAATGGATTTCCTCCAACCCGCCAAGCGCCTTAAACTCTCTTCCTCCTCTCCTTCCCCAACAGACCCCTTAAATCTCTTAAACAAATCACTCTCTGCAAAATCAACCTCCACCGACCTCACTCCTGACCAAGTATCCCGCATCGAACTCAACAAACTACGCGCCAAATCCAAACGCAACCTCAAACTATGTTCTCAACTAGTCTCCAATTCCAAAG GTTCCTCCGGGCATGTGAATTTAGAGGAACTGTTGGTGGAGGACACGTGGCGAGAGGTGCTGCCAGGGGAGTTGGAAAAGCCGTATTTTAAGAATCTGTGTAAATTTGTGGAAAGTGAGATTAGTAACGGGATTGTAGCTATATACCCACCGCAGCACTTGATTTTCAATGCCTTGAATTCGACACCTTTTAATACGCTCAAGGCTGTTATCATCGGACAGGATCCTTATCATGGCCCTGGTCAGGCAATGGGGCTTTCTTTTTCTGTGCCTCAAGGGGTTAAGGCACCTTCTAGTCTTGTTAATATTTTCAAGGAACTTAAGCAGGATCTGGGGTGTTCCATTCCGTCTCATGGGAATCTTGAAAAATGGGCTATTCAG gGTGTTCTATTGCTCAACACAGTTCTCACTG TTAGGAATCACCAAGCGAATTCTCATTCAAAGAAAGGATGGGAGCATTTCACTGATGCTGTTATCAAAACAATTTCACAGAAGAAGGAAGgagttgtttttcttctttgggGTAACTCAGCTCAGGAGAAATCCAA GTTAATTGACCAGACAAAGCATCACATTCTGAAGGCTGCACATCCTTCTGGCTTGTCTGCAAACAGAGGCTTCTTTGGCTGCAG GCATTTTTCTCGCACAAATCAGCTTTTGGCGCAAATGGGAATTTCCCCAATAGAATGGCAACTTTGA
- the LOC133697967 gene encoding uncharacterized protein LOC133697967, translating into MSDHVVLDVDQLIRPASTAPAEESDKAIVKEADVGPSCSRANDGIDYGISGEEEPLIQGAECRICQEEDSVSNLENPCACSGSLKYAHRKCVQHWCNEKGDITCEICHQPYQPGYTAPPRPPHSEDTGIDIGGGWTISGTQLDLRDPRLLAIAEAERHFLEAEYDDYAASNASGAAFCRSVALILMALLLLRHALTATDSDGEDDVSTFFSLFLLRAAGFLLPCYIMAWAISILQRRRQRQEAAALAATQVAFVLQSGQQRGLQFTIAPGPTVTPHQEPV; encoded by the exons ATGAGTGATCACGTGGTGTTGGACGTTGACCAACTCATAAGGCCAGCGTCAACGGCGCCTGCTGAGGAGTCTGATAAGGCGATCGTCAAAGAGGCCGATGTCGGCCCTTCCTGCTCGAGGGCAAATGATGGAATCGATTATGGTATTTCGGGGGAGGAGGAGCCGTTGATTCAGGGGGCCGAGTGTCGCATTTGCCAGGAGGAGGATTCTGTTAGCAATTTAGAGAATCCTTGTGCCTGCAGTGGCAGCCTCAAG TATGCTCATAGGAAGTGCGTCCAGCATTGGTGCAATGAGAAAGGTGATATCACTTGTGAAATATGCCATCAG CCTTACCAACCTGGTTACACTGCTCCTCCTCGTCCACCTCATTCTGAAGATACTGGTATTGATATTGG TGGAGGCTGGACAATCTCTGGCACTCAACTGGATTTGCGTGATCCTCGCCTATTGGCAATTGCAGAGGCTGAGCGTCATTTTCTAGAAGCCGAGTATGATGACTATGCTGCTTCAAATGCTAGCGGAGCCGCTTTTTGCCGCTCAGTTGCTCTTATT TTGATGGCCCTCCTGCTCTTGCGTCATGCATTGACTGCTACAGATTCTGATGGAGAAGATGATGTATCTACATTTTTTTCT CTTTTCTTGCTTCGAGCAGCTGGTTTTCTTCTGCCGTGTTACATCATGGCTTGGGCCATCAGCATCTTGCAGCGTCGTAGGCAAAGACAG GAGGCAGCAGCATTAGCAGCAACACAAGTAGCTTTTGTGCTACAATCAGGGCAACAGAGGGGTCTGCAGTTTACCATAGCACCGGGACCTACTGTAACACCTCAccaggaacctgtttaa
- the LOC133697055 gene encoding probable apyrase 6 isoform X2 translates to MRRPHVRNRVGSNSTDQTDQHKMDPTIKLHTRSIKSKLITIITLIVLLSCYYLYKSKTKSFSKKYGIIIDGGSTGTRIHVFGYRIGSGGKAVFDFEEGALKVNPGLSAYAEDPEGAGGSVEELVEFGKGRVPRELWGETEVRLMATAGVRLLDLEVQDQILNVCRRVLRKSGFKFQDSWASVITGSDEGLYAWVVANYALGALGGDPLETSGIIELGGASAQVTFVSTEPVPPEFSRTIKFGNISYNIYSHSFLHLGQIAAFEALRESLVSGDHHLAAESLEKGIFKDPCTPKGYSHVVESWKLSPGSLTEKNRFVSTLHSRGNFSECRSAALTLLQKGKERCSYQHCHIGSIFVPKLQGKFLATENFFHTSKFFGLDQRAFLLNLMIAGEQFCGEDWSGLKKKHQSFKDEDLALYCFSAAYIVALLHDSLGIAIDDQRIGFANQVGNIPLDWASGAFILYTNAALDMEEHSDWIVTVISYDPLTLLSLIGIAMVLIFVAWPISKWGKHQLKTFYDLERGWYIVTRGGKS, encoded by the exons ATGCGACGCCCTCATGTCCGCAACCGGGTCGGTTCCAATTCCACCGACCAGACCGACCAGCACAAGATGGATCCTACTATCAAACTCCATACCCGATCCATCAAATCCAAACTAATTACTATCATAACCCTAATCGTTCTCTTATCTTGTTATTATCTCTATAAATCGAAAACGAAATCGTTTTCTAAAAAATACGGTATCATAATCGACGGAGGGAGTACGGGTACCCGGATTCATGTATTCGGGTACCGAATTGGGAGTGGAGGGAAAGCTgtgtttgattttgaagaagGGGCATTGAAGGTGAATCCAGGGTTATCGGCGTATGCGGAGGATCCGGAAGGGGCAGGTGGGTCGGTGGAGGAATTGGTGGAGTTTGGGAAAGGGAGAGTGCCTAGAGAATTGTGGGGAGAGACCGAGGTTAGGTTAATGGCAACTGCCGGAGTGCGGTTGCTTGATTTGGAGGTTCAAGATCAGATCTTGAATGTGTGTAGACGGGTTTTGAGGAAGTCTGGATTTAAGTTTCAGGACAGTTGGGCTTCTGTTATTACTG GGTCGGACGAGGGGTTGTACGCTTGGGTTGTTGCGAATTATGCATTGGGTGCTCTTGGTGGCGATCCTTTGGAAACTAGTGGGATTATTGAACTTGGTGGAGCTTCTGCTCag GTGACTTTTGTTTCAACGGAGCCAGTGCCTCCTGAGTTCTCACGAACTATTAAGTTCGGTAATATTTCTTACAATATCTATAGCCATAGCTTTCTTCATTTGGGACAG ATTGCTGCATTTGAAGCATTGAGGGAATCACTTGTCTCAGGTGACCATCATTTGG CTGCTGAATCTCTTGAGAAGGGAATATTTAAGGACCCTTGTACTCCCAAGGGATACTCACATGTTGTGGAGTCTTGGAAGCTCTCTCCAggttctttgactgaaaagaaCAGATTTGTATCCACTCTTCATTCTAGGGGCAACTTCTCTGAGTGCAGATCAGCTGCCCTAACACTGTTACAAAAGGGAAAAG AGAGATGCTCCTATCAGCATTGCCACATAGGATCAATATTTGTACCTAAGCTTCAGGGGAAGTTCTTGGCAACAGAAAATTTCTTCCATACATCAAAG TTCTTTGGACTGGATCAAAGGGCATTTCTTTTGAATCTCATGATAGCTGGAGAACAGTTTTGTGGAGAGGATTGGTCAGGTTTGAAAAAGAAACACCAATCATTCAAGGATGAAGATCTAGCACTCTATTGTTTCTCTGCAGCATATATCGTTGCCCTACTTCATGACAGCCTTGGAATTGCAATTGATGACCAAAG AATTGGATTTGCTAATCAGGTTGGTAATATCCCACTTGATTGGGCATCGGGAGCTTTCATCTTGTATACCAATGCTGCCTTGGATATGGAAGAGCACTCTGACTGGATTGTGACTGTTATTAGTTATGACCCGCTGACACTACTCTCTCTAATTGGCATAGCCATGGTATTGATATTTGTTGCATGGCCTATATCGAAGTGGGGGAAGCACCAGTTGAAGACATTTTATGATCTAGAGAGGGGGTGGTATATAGTTACTCGAGGTGGAAAAAGTTGA
- the LOC133696015 gene encoding uncharacterized protein LOC133696015: MSSIVSGHHCNWSLGGAGVQEHFLCRGRFYSNKVPCPGDNHGLPCRGLVFSTPQSLASSSCYRPSTRKYRPVFSSTVDDPRDQDDPEEDGARDKDSSEGETGGIDSELLRENLERIVGSDDSAFSGIDLATLIRNKYGRSYDVQLIKKEFMGRNLLALNVMWKYREQRSFPLTEEEYILRLDDVANTLKCWGAVSHIRNSLEKSKERPRIGKAVSIFIDMDESGGRANEWIYK, encoded by the exons ATGTCGAGTATCGTATCAGGTCATCACTGTAATTGGTCACTTGGAGGAGCAGGGGTACAGGAGCATTTTCTTTGCAGAGGAAGATTTTACAGCAACAAGGTTCCATGTCCAGGAGATAATCATGGTCTTCCTTGCAGAGGATTGGTTTTCTCCACTCCTCAATCCCTCGCCAGCAGTAGCTGTTATCGCCCAAGTACTAGGAAATACAGGCCTGTTTTTTCCAGTACAGTTGATGATCCCCGTGACCAAGATGACCCGGAAGAAGATGGGGCCCGTGACAAGGATTCTTCCGAGGGTGAAACTGGAGGG ATTGATAGCGAATTGCTAAGAGAGAATCTCGAAAGAATTGTTGGGTCAGATGATTCTGCCTTCAGTGGAATAGACCTCGCAACTCTGATCAGGAACAAGTATGGGAGGTCTTATGATGTTCAGCTAATAAAGAAG GAGTTCATGGGTAGAAATCTCCTTGCTTTGAATGTCATGTGGAAGTACAGGGAGCAG aGATCCTTTCCACTAACTGAAGAAGAGTATATATTGAGGCTGGATGATGTGGCAAATACATTGAAATGCTGGGGAGCTGTTTCCCATATCAGAAATAGCTTAGAGAAATCGAAAGAGAGGCCTCGGATAGGGAAG GCAGTCAGCATTTTCATAGACATGGATGAGTCTGGAGGCCGAGCAAATGAATGGATTTACAAGTAG
- the LOC133696936 gene encoding LOW QUALITY PROTEIN: CLAVATA3/ESR (CLE)-related protein 45-like (The sequence of the model RefSeq protein was modified relative to this genomic sequence to represent the inferred CDS: substituted 2 bases at 2 genomic stop codons): protein MVFCSRRVLILLICIGFIAVQPHKLYGLTSVEVILRHDRKAHGTLPHSQRSLKDVDMQGMDTKKSARANKTFDPSQTSKRRVRRGSDPIHNRSXYIXTRDVYRKAIKENVHKASIISVLQIEIIINLQRTRHR, encoded by the exons ATGGTTTTTTGTTCTCGTAGAGTGCTTATCCTTCTTATATGTATTGGGTTCATAGCAGTTCAACCTCATAAACTTTATGGCTTGACGAGTGTAGAGGTGATCCTCAGACACGACCGAAAAGCTCACGGGACACTGCCACACAGCCAACGTAGCCTCAAGGATGTCGACATGCAGGGGATGGACACAAAGAAATCAGCCCGAGCAAACAAGACATTTGATCCAAGTCAAACAAGCAAAAGAAGAGTACGGAGAGGATCAGATCCTATCCACAACAGGTCTTGATATATTTGAACT AGAGATGTGTATAGAAAAGCTATTAAAGAAAATGTTCACAAAGCCAGTATCATCTCTGTGCTACAAATTGAGATCATAATCAACCTCCAAAGAACACGGCATAGATGA
- the LOC133697055 gene encoding probable apyrase 6 isoform X1, with translation MRRPHVRNRVGSNSTDQTDQHKMDPTIKLHTRSIKSKLITIITLIVLLSCYYLYKSKTKSFSKKYGIIIDGGSTGTRIHVFGYRIGSGGKAVFDFEEGALKVNPGLSAYAEDPEGAGGSVEELVEFGKGRVPRELWGETEVRLMATAGVRLLDLEVQDQILNVCRRVLRKSGFKFQDSWASVITGSDEGLYAWVVANYALGALGGDPLETSGIIELGGASAQVTFVSTEPVPPEFSRTIKFGNISYNIYSHSFLHLGQIAAFEALRESLVSGDHHLAAAESLEKGIFKDPCTPKGYSHVVESWKLSPGSLTEKNRFVSTLHSRGNFSECRSAALTLLQKGKERCSYQHCHIGSIFVPKLQGKFLATENFFHTSKFFGLDQRAFLLNLMIAGEQFCGEDWSGLKKKHQSFKDEDLALYCFSAAYIVALLHDSLGIAIDDQRIGFANQVGNIPLDWASGAFILYTNAALDMEEHSDWIVTVISYDPLTLLSLIGIAMVLIFVAWPISKWGKHQLKTFYDLERGWYIVTRGGKS, from the exons ATGCGACGCCCTCATGTCCGCAACCGGGTCGGTTCCAATTCCACCGACCAGACCGACCAGCACAAGATGGATCCTACTATCAAACTCCATACCCGATCCATCAAATCCAAACTAATTACTATCATAACCCTAATCGTTCTCTTATCTTGTTATTATCTCTATAAATCGAAAACGAAATCGTTTTCTAAAAAATACGGTATCATAATCGACGGAGGGAGTACGGGTACCCGGATTCATGTATTCGGGTACCGAATTGGGAGTGGAGGGAAAGCTgtgtttgattttgaagaagGGGCATTGAAGGTGAATCCAGGGTTATCGGCGTATGCGGAGGATCCGGAAGGGGCAGGTGGGTCGGTGGAGGAATTGGTGGAGTTTGGGAAAGGGAGAGTGCCTAGAGAATTGTGGGGAGAGACCGAGGTTAGGTTAATGGCAACTGCCGGAGTGCGGTTGCTTGATTTGGAGGTTCAAGATCAGATCTTGAATGTGTGTAGACGGGTTTTGAGGAAGTCTGGATTTAAGTTTCAGGACAGTTGGGCTTCTGTTATTACTG GGTCGGACGAGGGGTTGTACGCTTGGGTTGTTGCGAATTATGCATTGGGTGCTCTTGGTGGCGATCCTTTGGAAACTAGTGGGATTATTGAACTTGGTGGAGCTTCTGCTCag GTGACTTTTGTTTCAACGGAGCCAGTGCCTCCTGAGTTCTCACGAACTATTAAGTTCGGTAATATTTCTTACAATATCTATAGCCATAGCTTTCTTCATTTGGGACAG ATTGCTGCATTTGAAGCATTGAGGGAATCACTTGTCTCAGGTGACCATCATTTGG CAGCTGCTGAATCTCTTGAGAAGGGAATATTTAAGGACCCTTGTACTCCCAAGGGATACTCACATGTTGTGGAGTCTTGGAAGCTCTCTCCAggttctttgactgaaaagaaCAGATTTGTATCCACTCTTCATTCTAGGGGCAACTTCTCTGAGTGCAGATCAGCTGCCCTAACACTGTTACAAAAGGGAAAAG AGAGATGCTCCTATCAGCATTGCCACATAGGATCAATATTTGTACCTAAGCTTCAGGGGAAGTTCTTGGCAACAGAAAATTTCTTCCATACATCAAAG TTCTTTGGACTGGATCAAAGGGCATTTCTTTTGAATCTCATGATAGCTGGAGAACAGTTTTGTGGAGAGGATTGGTCAGGTTTGAAAAAGAAACACCAATCATTCAAGGATGAAGATCTAGCACTCTATTGTTTCTCTGCAGCATATATCGTTGCCCTACTTCATGACAGCCTTGGAATTGCAATTGATGACCAAAG AATTGGATTTGCTAATCAGGTTGGTAATATCCCACTTGATTGGGCATCGGGAGCTTTCATCTTGTATACCAATGCTGCCTTGGATATGGAAGAGCACTCTGACTGGATTGTGACTGTTATTAGTTATGACCCGCTGACACTACTCTCTCTAATTGGCATAGCCATGGTATTGATATTTGTTGCATGGCCTATATCGAAGTGGGGGAAGCACCAGTTGAAGACATTTTATGATCTAGAGAGGGGGTGGTATATAGTTACTCGAGGTGGAAAAAGTTGA
- the LOC133697706 gene encoding TATA box-binding protein-associated factor RNA polymerase I subunit B yields MEREEGEVRNLQCESCGYIGLEESDGFYYCQQCGAQAQGIMETGVADEDFVEKGLDASALYSHRHIRRSQPTHCPQPTADPSSIAWLSFTQEEAEPDNNNHTQNYIKREDDYGYDYNDDGVFGPTEPEDFGGLSKAKLSYEDYYNEVRIKYVLGMGLMIRLQCESLVEKFNVTPLIVGVASTVWLRFLLTTGVFKDSWANDVLIDSEMQKPETTELSVEPEDKKRRVRYHRHEPRNSFGQRAVLIWFRYLRKEIPLHYSLVISFLACHVAREAVLPTDIVKWSVEGKLPYFDAHVEIEKHFGHSSPACCISSSLMFRPMQAVPFQKLESMAASIAESIGLHLPPVYFYGIASRYLRQLSLPVEKILPHACRIYEWSMPPDLWFSTNELRLPSRVCVLSILIVAIRIIYNINGFGAWEGSLPGYTSSLDFPCSSQMRVDEKDSGSPHKLDDSDEKSIGNRSHVQRSELDSAELLRNLDAKYNEISDTYEFTRDLPSYLQYCNEVVFCGAGSSHVNHREDELIKKLWDFYQSEKYSDPAEDDGAQNRTAFNGKRSRNDNGFARDQMGKKKIREETHECLSTDTCNSTGDENNDDSTETVKDKAIRKLKLDMAENRFYYIPPRLKIKRFDYLHYVRRVGDGALTYVAHADYYILLRSFARAAQVDTRIMHIGVMNFERRVAWMEKRIDYCLHLTPPGFTCEYCRDVPGHTDDDDAIGLSQLHL; encoded by the exons ATGGAGCGAGAAGAAGGAGAGGTAAGAAACTTACAATGCGAATCATGCGGTTACATAGGTCTTGAAGAATCCGATGGCTTCTATTACTGCCAGCAATGCGGTGCTCAAGCTCAAGGCATCATGGAAACCGGCGTCGCTGACGAAGACTTTGTTGAGAAAGGCCTTGACGCCTCCGCCCTCTACAGCCACCGCCACATCCGCCGCTCCCAACCCACCCACTGCCCCCAACCCACCGCCGACCCCTCCTCCATTGCCTGGCTCAGCTTTACCCAAGAAGAAGCAGAACCCGACAACAACAATCATACTCAGAATTATATTAAGAGAGAAGATGATTATGGTTATGATTATAATGATGATGGGGTGTTTGGGCCTACAGAGCCTGAGGATTTTGGGGGGTTGAGTAAAGCGAAGCTGAGTTACGAGGATTATTATAATGAGGTTaggattaaatatgttttagggATGGGGTTAATGATTCGGTTACAGTGTGAGTCTTTAGTTGAAAAGTTTAACGTGACTCCATTAATTGTCGGGGTTGCTAGCACTGTTTGGTTAAGGTTTTTGCTTACTACTGGGGTTTTTAAGGATAGCTGGGCTAATGATGTTTTGATTGATTCCGAGATGCAAAAACCAGAAACCACCGAATTGTCAG TGGAACCAGAAGATAAGAAGAGACGTGTTAGGTACCACCGTCATGAACCTCGTAATTCATTTGGTCAGCGTGCAGTGCTAATATGGTTTAGGTATCTGAGAAAGGAAATACCACTGCATTATTCTTTAGTGATCTCGTTTTTGGCTTGTCATGTTGCTAGAGAAGCAGTTTTACCCACAGATATAGTGAAGTGGTCGGTCGAAGGGAAACTTCCTTATTTTGATGCtcatgttgaaattgaaaaacactttggaCATTCGTCGCCTGCCTGTTGTATAAGTTCAAGTCTAATGTTCAGGCCTATGCAAGCAGTTCCTTTTCAGAAGTTGGAGTCAATGGCAGCCAGCATTGCTGAGTCCATAGGCTTGCATTTGCCTCCAGTGTATTTCTATGGAATAGCTTCTCGCTATCTTAGGCAGTTGTCTCTTCCAGTTGAAAAGATTCTTCCACATGCGTGCCGCATATATGAGTGGTCAATGCCCCCAGATCTATGGTTTTCAACAAATGAGTTGAGGCTTCCTAGCCGTGTTTGTGTATTGTCAATACTGATTGTAGCAATAAGAATTATCTACAACATAAATGGTTTTGGGGCATGGGAAGGAAGTTTGCCTGGTTATACAAGCAGTTTAGACTTTCCTTGTAGCTCTCAAATGCGAGTTGATGAAAAAGATTCCGGTTCTCCTCACAAGCTGGATGATTCAGATGAGAAATCTATTGGTAACAGATCGCATGTTCAGAGGTCTGAGTTAGATTCTGCAGAGCTTTTGCGCAACTTAGATGCTAAATACAATGAGATCAGTGATACCTATG AGTTCACAAGGGACTTGCCATCATATCTCCAATACTGTAATGAGGTGGTATTTTGTGGAGCAGGATCTTCGCATGTGAATCATCGGGAGGATGAGTTAATAAAGAAGTTGTGGGATTTTTATCAGAGTGAAAAG TATTCTGATCCGGCAGAAGATGATGGAGCACAAAATAGGACTGCTTTTAATGGAAAAAGATCGAGGAATGACAATGGATTTGCCAGAGATCAgatgggaaaaaagaaaattagagaaGAGACCCATGAATGCCTATCCACTGATACCTGCAATTCAACAGGAGATGAAAACAATGATGATTCAACGGAGACTGTCAAAGATAAAGCCATTAGAAAGTTGAAATTAGACATGGCAGAGAATAGGTTCTATTACATTCCACCAAGGCTCAAAATCAAGAGATTTGATTACCTCCACTATGTACGGAGGGTAGGTGATGGTGCATTAACTTATGTTGCCCATGCAGATTATTATATTTTGCTTCGTAGTTTTGCTAGAGCTGCTCAGGTTGATACCCGGATAATGCATATCGGGGTAATGAATTTTGAGAGAAGAGTGGCTTGGATGGAAAAAAGAATCGACTACTGTTTGCACTTGACACCTCCTGGTTTTACCTGTGAGTATTGTAGAGACGTGCCAGGTCATACTGATGATGACGATGCAATTGGACTTTCGCAGTTGCATTTgtga
- the LOC133697707 gene encoding zinc-finger homeodomain protein 11-like translates to MTKKAMDSTTSPHHITKSPDSDTDTETPLQTHLTKALSLTNGSHKTHQNRHLPPPPQQQNMVVSYKECHKNHAAGIGGLALDGCGEFMPKSTATPQDPTSFKCAACGCHRNFHRREPSGPTTITHMLPPPALNWTTSSSQSPGSTSSGPSPSPTSPASPSPESFYPSAPHMLLSLSSGHSGHLDDTQLQKQSYSLAMTSPHGKKRARTKFSQEQREKMYLCAEKLGWRLLRGNNDRGVEEFCSEIGVTRNVFKVWMHNNRSRKEKLNNSYGINSSDKCGFNANEEAGRVGVDNKGYSFNNNGSNYDSFDRYQIESKVRVHGSMAPHGSSPSY, encoded by the coding sequence ATGACTAAAAAAGCCATGGACTCAACCACAAGCCCCCACCACATCACCAAATCCCCTGACTCGGACACAGATACTGAAACCCCACTCCAAACCCATCTCACCAAGGCCTTATCCCTTACAAATGGCTCACACAAGACCCACCAAAATCGCCatcttccaccaccaccacaacagCAAAATATGGTGGTGTCTTACAAAGAATGCCACAAAAACCATGCTGCAGGTATTGGTGGACTAGCCTTGGATGGCTGTGGGGAGTTTATGCCCAAGTCAACTGCCACCCCTCAAGACCCTACCTCGTTCAAATGTGCTGCCTGTGGCTGCCACCGCAACTTCCACCGCCGTGAACCATCTGGCCCCACCACCATCACTCACATGCTACCACCACCAGCACTTAACTGGACCACGAGCTCAAGCCAAAGCCCAGGGTCAACAAGTTCAGGCCCAAGTCCTAGCCCAACATCACCGGCATCACCAAGCCCGGAGTCTTTCTACCCTTCTGCTCCTCACATGCTGTTGTCCTTGAGCTCTGGTCATTCTGGTCATCTCGATGACACCCAACTCCAGAAGCAGAGTTACAGTCTCGCAATGACAAGCCCACATGGGAAAAAGAGAGCAAGAACCAAGTTTAGTCAAGAACAGAGAGAGAAGATGTATCTTTGTGCTGAGAAGTTGGGGTGGAGGTTGCTGAGAGGCAATAATGATAGAGGTGTTGAAGAGTTTTGCAGTGAAATCGGGGTTACtagaaatgttttcaaagtttgGATGCATAACAATAGGTCCAGGAAAGAAAAGTTGAATAATAGTTACGGTATTAATAGCAGCGACAAGTGTGGTTTTAATGCTAATGAGGAAGCTGGTAGAGTTGGTGTTGACAACAAAGGTTACAGCTTCAACAACAATGGGAGCAACTATGATAGCTTTGATAGGTACCAGATTGAGAGTAAAGTCCGTGTTCATGGTTCTATGGCTCCCCATGGATCTTCTCCATCGTATTGa